DNA sequence from the Fundidesulfovibrio magnetotacticus genome:
GTTGCAGCGCACGTTCGGGGATGGGATTCTTCGAGACTCTTGCTAAGTATTTGGCTGAAACACTGGACATGGACTTCGTCTGCATTGATAGGCTGGAAGGGGACGGGCTTAACGCCAGAACTCTGGCTGTATATTTCGATGGGCATTTTGAAGACAACATCAGCTACGCATTGAAGGACACTCCTTGTGGGGATGTGGTGGGGAAGCAGACATGCTGTTTCCCCCGCGATGTGCGCGGGCTTTTCCCTAAAGATGAAGTCCTCCAAGACATGCTTGCCGAGAGCTATGTGGGCATCACCCTGTGGGATTCTGCCGGGCAACCCAACGGACTTATAGCGGTTATCGGTCGTCACCCCTTGAATGATTCCCGGCTTGCCGGGTCAATTCTTCAGTTAGCAGGTGTTCGAGCGGGAGGAGAGGTTGAACGTCTTCAGGCTTTAGAAGCACTCCAAATTGCGAAAAACTTTGCCGAGTCCGCAAACAGAGCAAAGTCCGAATTTCTGGCCAACATGAGTCACGAGATTCGTACGCCACTTAATGGCGTTCTGGGAATGCTGCAATTGCTAGACACTACAGCCCCGAATGAAGAACAGAAAGAATACATCCTTGCTGCTATAAAATCTTCAAATCGCTTGACTCGGCTGCTCTCCGATATCCTCGATATTTCAAGAGTCGAGGCGGGCAAGATGCAAGTCATCGAAGCCGAATTCGAATTTTACAATTTGAAAGAATCCATTATGGAGCTTTTTAAGTCAGCCGCAAAAGAGAAGAAGCTTGACTTGGATTTCACAGTAAGCCCGCAGATTCCCAAACGACTGATTGGAGATGAAGCGCGACTCCGGCAAGTGCTTTTCAACCTTGTTGGGAACGCTATTAAATTCACCGAGAAGGGGCATGTTGTTGTGGAGGCATCCGTGATTCAGCTCGACGATAAAGCGTCTTGCAGAGTCCTCTTCTCTGTTGAGGACACTGGAATAGGCATCCCGGATAATCGGTTAAAAGACCTCTTTGATCCTTTCGTCCAAGGAGGGGATACCTTCCGTCGTAACTTCCAAGGTGCAGGATTAGGCCTTTCCATCGTGCGCCGGTTGGTTAGTCTTATGGGGGGGGCCATCTCCGTTGACAATACAGAAAGCGGTGGGACTACCTTCTACTTTTCGCTGCCGTTTAAGCTCCCCGGGGGAAAGATGAATATTGACCTGGAGGAGGCTCGTTTGACTCCGGGCTTACCCAGCGAAACTCCCCTCCGTATCCTGTTGGCCGAAGACGATGCCGTAACCGCTATGGTTACAACGCGACTCTTCAACAAAGCGGGCTACTCTGTTACCGTCGCAACTGATGGGCAGGAAACCTTGAGGCTTTTGGGCGAACAGGATTTCGACATCATCCTTATGGATATCCAGATGCCTGTTATGGATGGAGTTGAGGCTACTAAAGCCATCAGATCTTCTTCGGCACTAGGCGTAAAGGCTAATATTCCCATCGTAGCCACGACAGCCTATTCTATGGTTGGAGACAGGGAGAAATTCCTGGCAGTCGGGATGAATGACTACATTGCTAAGCCGATTGACATTGTCGCTCTCAAGGAGATTGTCACGCGTATTATCGCAGGCTCGGCATCTACCACTCGGGTGTCAAGCAAGGAATGATGGGCGCTGGAAGGCTCTTGCTAGGGAATTTGGTGCCGAGCAGGTCAGGGAACTCACGAAAATACAATGAGGCCTGGAAAGGTTCCTGGACGGACAGTTCAAAGGCCGGATCATCCCGGACGAGGCCCGGGCGATACGTAC
Encoded proteins:
- a CDS encoding PAS domain-containing hybrid sensor histidine kinase/response regulator, yielding MTKDKLRQEAEKRVLASETKNDRALLLEETQQVLHELRVHQIELEMQNEELRLAQAELDAGRARYFDLYDLAPIGYLTLTDRGFIQEANLTVATLLGVPRTELIKQPLSRFIHVEFQGQYYHHRKKLLETSESQVWELLMVKMDGTPFWASLSSAVTRDFEGIIVYRVVISDITERKQAEEGLLKSEAHLRIISENTYDWEYWRAPDGKYVWVSPSCKAISGFAPEEFTKDEPLSILEIVHPKDRGIWKEHLEELDKLQHQPQEIEFRIIKPSGDVVWISHICKSIFSDEGVFLGRRVCNRDITERKTIEQALTFLATCCSARSGMGFFETLAKYLAETLDMDFVCIDRLEGDGLNARTLAVYFDGHFEDNISYALKDTPCGDVVGKQTCCFPRDVRGLFPKDEVLQDMLAESYVGITLWDSAGQPNGLIAVIGRHPLNDSRLAGSILQLAGVRAGGEVERLQALEALQIAKNFAESANRAKSEFLANMSHEIRTPLNGVLGMLQLLDTTAPNEEQKEYILAAIKSSNRLTRLLSDILDISRVEAGKMQVIEAEFEFYNLKESIMELFKSAAKEKKLDLDFTVSPQIPKRLIGDEARLRQVLFNLVGNAIKFTEKGHVVVEASVIQLDDKASCRVLFSVEDTGIGIPDNRLKDLFDPFVQGGDTFRRNFQGAGLGLSIVRRLVSLMGGAISVDNTESGGTTFYFSLPFKLPGGKMNIDLEEARLTPGLPSETPLRILLAEDDAVTAMVTTRLFNKAGYSVTVATDGQETLRLLGEQDFDIILMDIQMPVMDGVEATKAIRSSSALGVKANIPIVATTAYSMVGDREKFLAVGMNDYIAKPIDIVALKEIVTRIIAGSASTTRVSSKE